The Thermocladium sp. ECH_B genome includes a window with the following:
- a CDS encoding cytochrome B, which produces MVGKSIRPALIILSAAVLLGLLAVLHSVPLAQTPSGLVAYRVIGSANLANPGSESFWSNIPWFNVTLSPTLSGVPTSGLVPYVEAKAAYNGDYIFILVKWPDNNPSTIGADSVAGPGHWIMVYNPKGPLNMTFLDLLTSTFHRHYKVINSSYAIIFGSPRAMEYVLYYYGPANGVYFYGYFTNATHYYPDRFAIMWYMGAQQNPSDCMNIGGPHPGYKVSGQLGQVVGTIPNTGGSLSSGAANIWEWIAGVTYPQGSDFNYFANATWDAENGINPTDASQFASAPHGFFLNLLTNQSGLFDIGDGGIWYPNATGPVPGYFSGYTGAKYENGYWVLEFVRQLKSPMPDTVNITVGSTYDIAFGVWYGKSGETTFDKSITANFVPLTLVSKQPAPPSAIPSVVLIVAVIGIIIALVAIGVTFFAISKRRK; this is translated from the coding sequence ATGGTTGGGAAAAGCATAAGACCAGCCCTTATTATACTATCCGCGGCTGTGCTTCTAGGCTTACTGGCGGTTCTCCACTCAGTGCCACTTGCCCAAACACCCTCGGGACTAGTTGCTTACAGGGTAATTGGGTCAGCGAATCTAGCCAATCCAGGCAGCGAATCTTTTTGGAGCAATATACCGTGGTTCAACGTAACGCTATCCCCAACTCTCTCCGGCGTTCCCACATCGGGTTTAGTTCCATATGTTGAGGCGAAGGCCGCCTATAACGGCGATTATATATTCATACTAGTGAAGTGGCCAGATAATAATCCAAGCACCATAGGAGCCGATTCAGTGGCTGGACCCGGTCATTGGATCATGGTATATAACCCGAAGGGTCCACTGAACATGACTTTCCTGGATCTATTGACAAGCACGTTCCATAGGCACTACAAGGTAATAAACAGCAGCTACGCAATAATATTCGGTAGTCCACGAGCCATGGAATATGTGCTGTATTATTACGGCCCAGCAAACGGAGTTTACTTCTATGGTTACTTCACCAATGCCACCCATTACTATCCAGATAGGTTCGCCATAATGTGGTACATGGGCGCTCAACAGAATCCATCGGATTGCATGAACATCGGTGGTCCCCACCCCGGATATAAGGTAAGTGGCCAACTTGGCCAAGTAGTTGGTACAATACCGAACACCGGCGGGTCACTAAGCTCCGGCGCAGCCAATATTTGGGAATGGATAGCGGGCGTCACATATCCCCAGGGATCCGATTTCAATTACTTCGCCAATGCCACATGGGATGCGGAGAACGGCATTAACCCAACCGATGCCAGCCAATTCGCGTCTGCTCCTCACGGCTTCTTCCTCAACCTACTAACTAATCAAAGCGGCCTCTTCGATATAGGCGATGGCGGAATATGGTATCCCAACGCCACTGGACCAGTGCCGGGCTACTTTAGCGGCTATACGGGAGCCAAGTACGAGAATGGTTACTGGGTATTGGAGTTCGTCAGGCAGCTTAAGTCGCCGATGCCGGACACAGTTAATATAACCGTGGGCAGCACCTATGATATCGCGTTCGGCGTTTGGTACGGTAAGTCCGGGGAAACCACTTTTGATAAATCCATAACTGCCAACTTCGTGCCATTAACCCTGGTTTCAAAGCAACCCGCTCCTCCATCCGCTATTCCATCAGTTGTCCTAATAGTTGCCGTTATAGGGATAATAATCGCGCTAGTGGCTATTGGAGTGACATTCTTCGCCATAAGCAAGCGAAGAAAGTAG